Below is a genomic region from Enterobacter hormaechei subsp. xiangfangensis.
ATCCAGCAGGCCGGTTACCTTGAGCGCCTGAATGATAACAAACGCCATGACCACGTTCGGCAGCAGGCTGGTGGTGGCGATGGTAAAGCCGCGGCGGGCGCCATCGATAAACAAGTCCATGATATTTTTACGCGACTGGGCGATCATTTTTCCTCCTGAGCGCAGCGAACTTCCATGTGGGCGATCCACAGTCGCAGAAAGTTCGCGCCAACAAATTTGAACACCAGAATGACGGCAAGCGGCGTGATTACCGGGACGGTAATAAAGGTAAAGAGTGCAGCGCCGGAAGAAAAATAGTTGGTAATAATGGCGCTACCGCTGGTCTGGAAGGTGGCGAAAATGGCGCGCTCATGGTCAGTAATCGCCCCTTCGTTGGTCAACTCTTTGGTCATCCCTGCGGCAGCATCAGTATTTTGCAGGTTGGCGATAAGCGCCAGAGAGCAAATGCCCGGCACGCCGAGCAGCGGGCGCAGAATGGGCGTCATAAGCTGTTGTGCGGCGCGCAGCCCGCCCAGCCCCTCGGTAACGGCAATGATCCCGAGCGATAAAATGACCGA
It encodes:
- a CDS encoding nucleoside recognition domain-containing protein; the protein is MSASSSGEEKVTWVGYLAFVLTIVFFSGFFAKSTEWWRVLDFTVLNGSFGPVNGALTFRGEGGTGAKDGFLFALELAPSVILSLGIIAVTEGLGGLRAAQQLMTPILRPLLGVPGICSLALIANLQNTDAAAGMTKELTNEGAITDHERAIFATFQTSGSAIITNYFSSGAALFTFITVPVITPLAVILVFKFVGANFLRLWIAHMEVRCAQEEK